A region of Vigna radiata var. radiata cultivar VC1973A chromosome 6, Vradiata_ver6, whole genome shotgun sequence DNA encodes the following proteins:
- the LOC106763040 gene encoding LEAF RUST 10 DISEASE-RESISTANCE LOCUS RECEPTOR-LIKE PROTEIN KINASE-like 2.8 isoform X1, translating into MENEGWSRCSFCAGTLVSILATIILLLQPDNCLAKRHPPCPTSSCGQIRNISYPFRLKGDPGLCGDPRYELDCVNNATLLLTFSSAKYLVREIDYKGYKIVLRDPGQDEDANCSFIPRYFLSAPVVPYHFAAVVYNCPTLLFSAVSPGDFGSEPFTWEYWYTVRIGYFNCLNPVSDDPRYVKVDRSGCGSGGHMYAVLGSLCDVFNVKDIKVGCDLMVATVWTPKQNVTYHKYGESESWEVEVLEGISERNVTYDDIQRKISEGFWLSWLPIVCEDRCGKGRGCHLINQSSGGTLCRNCYYGYHDSQKCRPWQKVLGNIEAYLGDIIYGIGSRIPFSTKQIYEPLGLYGGIFIGRQIIPIFLAARYMFGVVLIFVLFICKWRRRHSSIYENIENFLLDSHLNPIRYEYNEIEKMTKGFKVKLGQGGFGAVYKGKLRSGLDVAVKMLTKSNDNGQDFINEVATIGTIHHVNVVRLIGYCVHRKTRALVYEFMSNGSLDKYIFSKEESTHLSYEKIHEISLGIARGIAYLHQGCDMQILHFDIKPHNILLDDNFVPKVSDFGRAKLHATIDGVVNMTAARGTLGYMAPELYYNNMGGVTYKADVYSFGMLLMEMTSKRRNSNPDAEHSSQNYFPFWIYDQFKTEKNIDMQYASSEEENILVKRMFLIALWCIQLNPSDRPSMKKVIEMLEGVIESLELPPKPSFYNIEAYKHDDIGSDVTEYTYSASQHDESITSDSPKNIETGINKIT; encoded by the exons ATGGAAAACGAAGGCTGGAGTAGGTGTTCTTTCTGTGCAGGTACTCTGGTATCAATATTGGCTACAATTATTCTCCTACTGCAACCTGATAACTGCCTCGCTAAGCGACACCCACCATGTCCTACTTCATCATGCGGCCAAATTCGCAACATAAGTTACCCATTTAGGCTGAAAGGCGACCCAGGTCTGTGCGGCGACCCAAGGTATGAGTTAGATTGCGTTAACAACGCTACTCTCTTATTAACCTTTTCCTCGGCAAAATACCTTGTACGAGAGATCGACTACAAGGGATACAAAATCGTTCTTAGAGACCCAGGTCAGGACGAGGACGCTAATTGCTCTTTCATCCCTCGCTATTTCTTATCGGCTCCGGTTGTCCCATATCATTTCGCAGCGGTTGTATATAATTGCCCCACTCTCTTGTTCTCGGCAGTTAGCCCAGGTGATTTCGGATCGGAGCCGTTCACTTGGGAATACTGGTATACTGTTAGAATAGGATACTTCAATTGCTTGAATCCTGTGAGTGACGATCCACGATATGTTAAGGTGGACAGGAGTGGATGTGGCAGCGGAGGGCACATGTACGCCGTATTAGGATCTTTGTGTGATGTTTTTAATGTGAAGGACATCAAGGTTGGATGCGATCTGATGGTGGCTACGGTCTGGACACCGAAGCAGAATGTTACCTACCACAAGTATGGTGAGTCTGAAAGCTGGGAGGTTGAAGTGCTTGAAGGAATATCGGAGCGGAATGTTACATATGATGATATCCAACGCAAAATAAGTGAGGGATTTTGGTTGTCCTGGTTGCCGATTGTTTGTGAGGATCGATGTGGAAAGGGGAGGGGGTGTCATCTTATCAATCAATCCAGCGGAGGAACCTTGTGTCGTAACTGTTACTACGGTTACCATGACAGCCAAAAGTGCC GACCTTGGCAAAAGGTTTTGGGCAATATTGAAG ctTATCTTGGAGACATTATTTATG GAATAGGTAGCAGAATACCATTCAGTACGAAACAAATTTACGAACCTCTTGGACTGTATGGAGGAATATTCATAGGACGACAAATTATACCGATATTTTTGGCTGCCAGATATATGTTTGGAGTTGTACTTATTTTTGTGTTATTCATCTGCAAATGGCGACGAAGACATTCttcaatatatgaaaatattgaaaatttcttGCTNGATAGTCATCTAAATCCCATCAGGTACGAATACAACGAAATAGAAAAAATGACCAAaggtttcaaagtgaaattgGGTCAAGGAGGCTTTGGTGCTGTATATAAAGGAAAACTCCGAAGTGGATTAGATGTAGCTGTAAAGATGTTGACCAAATCCAATGATAATGGACAAGATTTCATAAATGAAGTTGCTACCATCGGAACAATACATCATGTAAATGTGGTGAGGCTTATTGGATATTGTGTTCATAGAAAAACACGTGCTCTAGTTTATGAATTTATGTCAAATGGATCATTGGATAAGTACATTTTCTCCAAAGAAGAAAGCACTCATTTAAGCTATgaaaaaatacatgaaatatCTCTTGGAATAGCACGTGGGATTGCATATTTGCATCAAGGTTGTGATATGCAAATTCTGCATTTTGATATCAAGCCTCATAATATTCTTTTAGATGACAACTTTGTTCCAAAGGTTTCAGATTTTGGACGTGCAAAGCTACATGCTACAATTGATGGAGTTGTGAATATGACTGCAGCAAGGGGAACATTGGGCTATATGGCTCCAGAGTTATATTACAACAATATGGGTGGAGTAACCTATAAAGCTGATGTGTACAGTTTTGGAATGCTTTTGATGGAAATGACAAGTAAGAGAAGGAACTCAAATCCTGATGCTGAACATTCAAGtcaaaattattttcctttttggatttatgatcaatttaaaacagagaaaaacaTTGACATGCAATATGCTTCGTCAGAAGAAGAGAATATTCTAGTTAAAAGGATGTTCTTAATTGCACTTTGGTGTATTCAATTAAATCCAAGTGATCGTCCTTCAATGAAAAAGGTAATAGAAATGCTTGAAGGGGTGATTGAAAGCCTTGAATTGCCTCCAAAACCTTCTTTTTACAATATTGAAGCATACAAACATGATGATATTGGCTCTGATGTCACCGAGTACACTTACTCTGCTAGTCAGCATGATGAAAGCATAACATCGGATTCACCAAAGAATATTGAAACGGGCATAAATAAGATAACTTAA
- the LOC106763040 gene encoding LEAF RUST 10 DISEASE-RESISTANCE LOCUS RECEPTOR-LIKE PROTEIN KINASE-like 2.8 isoform X2 has translation MENEGWSRCSFCAGTLVSILATIILLLQPDNCLAKRHPPCPTSSCGQIRNISYPFRLKGDPGLCGDPRYELDCVNNATLLLTFSSAKYLVREIDYKGYKIVLRDPGQDEDANCSFIPRYFLSAPVVPYHFAAVVYNCPTLLFSAVSPGDFGSEPFTWEYWYTVRIGYFNCLNPVSDDPRYVKVDRSGCGSGGHMYAVLGSLCDVFNVKDIKVGCDLMVATVWTPKQNVTYHKYGESESWEVEVLEGISERNVTYDDIQRKISEGFWLSWLPIVCEDRCGKGRGCHLINQSSGGTLCRNCYYGYHDSQKCRPWQKVLGNIEAYLGDIIYGSRIPFSTKQIYEPLGLYGGIFIGRQIIPIFLAARYMFGVVLIFVLFICKWRRRHSSIYENIENFLLDSHLNPIRYEYNEIEKMTKGFKVKLGQGGFGAVYKGKLRSGLDVAVKMLTKSNDNGQDFINEVATIGTIHHVNVVRLIGYCVHRKTRALVYEFMSNGSLDKYIFSKEESTHLSYEKIHEISLGIARGIAYLHQGCDMQILHFDIKPHNILLDDNFVPKVSDFGRAKLHATIDGVVNMTAARGTLGYMAPELYYNNMGGVTYKADVYSFGMLLMEMTSKRRNSNPDAEHSSQNYFPFWIYDQFKTEKNIDMQYASSEEENILVKRMFLIALWCIQLNPSDRPSMKKVIEMLEGVIESLELPPKPSFYNIEAYKHDDIGSDVTEYTYSASQHDESITSDSPKNIETGINKIT, from the exons ATGGAAAACGAAGGCTGGAGTAGGTGTTCTTTCTGTGCAGGTACTCTGGTATCAATATTGGCTACAATTATTCTCCTACTGCAACCTGATAACTGCCTCGCTAAGCGACACCCACCATGTCCTACTTCATCATGCGGCCAAATTCGCAACATAAGTTACCCATTTAGGCTGAAAGGCGACCCAGGTCTGTGCGGCGACCCAAGGTATGAGTTAGATTGCGTTAACAACGCTACTCTCTTATTAACCTTTTCCTCGGCAAAATACCTTGTACGAGAGATCGACTACAAGGGATACAAAATCGTTCTTAGAGACCCAGGTCAGGACGAGGACGCTAATTGCTCTTTCATCCCTCGCTATTTCTTATCGGCTCCGGTTGTCCCATATCATTTCGCAGCGGTTGTATATAATTGCCCCACTCTCTTGTTCTCGGCAGTTAGCCCAGGTGATTTCGGATCGGAGCCGTTCACTTGGGAATACTGGTATACTGTTAGAATAGGATACTTCAATTGCTTGAATCCTGTGAGTGACGATCCACGATATGTTAAGGTGGACAGGAGTGGATGTGGCAGCGGAGGGCACATGTACGCCGTATTAGGATCTTTGTGTGATGTTTTTAATGTGAAGGACATCAAGGTTGGATGCGATCTGATGGTGGCTACGGTCTGGACACCGAAGCAGAATGTTACCTACCACAAGTATGGTGAGTCTGAAAGCTGGGAGGTTGAAGTGCTTGAAGGAATATCGGAGCGGAATGTTACATATGATGATATCCAACGCAAAATAAGTGAGGGATTTTGGTTGTCCTGGTTGCCGATTGTTTGTGAGGATCGATGTGGAAAGGGGAGGGGGTGTCATCTTATCAATCAATCCAGCGGAGGAACCTTGTGTCGTAACTGTTACTACGGTTACCATGACAGCCAAAAGTGCC GACCTTGGCAAAAGGTTTTGGGCAATATTGAAG ctTATCTTGGAGACATTATTTATG GTAGCAGAATACCATTCAGTACGAAACAAATTTACGAACCTCTTGGACTGTATGGAGGAATATTCATAGGACGACAAATTATACCGATATTTTTGGCTGCCAGATATATGTTTGGAGTTGTACTTATTTTTGTGTTATTCATCTGCAAATGGCGACGAAGACATTCttcaatatatgaaaatattgaaaatttcttGCTNGATAGTCATCTAAATCCCATCAGGTACGAATACAACGAAATAGAAAAAATGACCAAaggtttcaaagtgaaattgGGTCAAGGAGGCTTTGGTGCTGTATATAAAGGAAAACTCCGAAGTGGATTAGATGTAGCTGTAAAGATGTTGACCAAATCCAATGATAATGGACAAGATTTCATAAATGAAGTTGCTACCATCGGAACAATACATCATGTAAATGTGGTGAGGCTTATTGGATATTGTGTTCATAGAAAAACACGTGCTCTAGTTTATGAATTTATGTCAAATGGATCATTGGATAAGTACATTTTCTCCAAAGAAGAAAGCACTCATTTAAGCTATgaaaaaatacatgaaatatCTCTTGGAATAGCACGTGGGATTGCATATTTGCATCAAGGTTGTGATATGCAAATTCTGCATTTTGATATCAAGCCTCATAATATTCTTTTAGATGACAACTTTGTTCCAAAGGTTTCAGATTTTGGACGTGCAAAGCTACATGCTACAATTGATGGAGTTGTGAATATGACTGCAGCAAGGGGAACATTGGGCTATATGGCTCCAGAGTTATATTACAACAATATGGGTGGAGTAACCTATAAAGCTGATGTGTACAGTTTTGGAATGCTTTTGATGGAAATGACAAGTAAGAGAAGGAACTCAAATCCTGATGCTGAACATTCAAGtcaaaattattttcctttttggatttatgatcaatttaaaacagagaaaaacaTTGACATGCAATATGCTTCGTCAGAAGAAGAGAATATTCTAGTTAAAAGGATGTTCTTAATTGCACTTTGGTGTATTCAATTAAATCCAAGTGATCGTCCTTCAATGAAAAAGGTAATAGAAATGCTTGAAGGGGTGATTGAAAGCCTTGAATTGCCTCCAAAACCTTCTTTTTACAATATTGAAGCATACAAACATGATGATATTGGCTCTGATGTCACCGAGTACACTTACTCTGCTAGTCAGCATGATGAAAGCATAACATCGGATTCACCAAAGAATATTGAAACGGGCATAAATAAGATAACTTAA